One genomic segment of Vibrio quintilis includes these proteins:
- a CDS encoding methyl-accepting chemotaxis protein, whose translation MNKFKLQIAGIMSGVIVIVVALLTIFNYLDYRSNSVRLNKAILKQQNVLIDIRLTARLDAITSQLSAVDIELSDIHGNQLSSRAKEQLNVLYREQHGMADTVGLFLNDGSFYAQDGRKIPTNVKVLDRQYFKAIYEEGKTYFISDPFISSRSGKEVIALAYRINPHIAILTAVYSNAILGEISRNQNQFIYTQNGTILASPYADFIGKNMFLLRPFYRKFRTENPEMSYTTSINGRPVDFTAFWGKLHTAQWNYVSFIYDHEIYKDADSQLRNSLAIGLFALLASILLVLFILQKMVLHPVGGAPRDIAAYMEIMAQGDLRQTFPDTKHASGIYRSLINLSQHIRKLIQSSYTISEQVASSSAGLNEVMANSQENAQIELLQVEQISTAISELASTSQEVSQQATAAENAAKNALNYVAYGQQMLNQNIGMSQQVNDSATETAQLVNDVRQVAVDIGSITDVINTISEQTNLLALNAAIEAARAGEHGRGFAVVADEVRKLASKTQTSTEDIQTLIETLQNQSGQASQNMAQNVALIQKSVTLVDQVKASFTDISDVVHSMSDINTIVATAAQEQVSVTSDISHVAEAAFMSVNENADAMKGTLAAATALSELAKKQRQELSVFEL comes from the coding sequence ATGAATAAATTTAAATTACAGATCGCCGGTATTATGAGTGGGGTAATTGTCATCGTGGTCGCCCTGCTTACCATATTCAACTATCTGGACTATCGCTCGAACAGTGTCAGACTGAATAAAGCTATTTTGAAACAACAAAACGTGCTGATTGATATCAGGCTTACGGCAAGACTGGATGCAATCACCAGCCAGCTGTCAGCAGTCGACATTGAACTCAGCGATATTCATGGGAACCAACTTTCTTCCCGGGCCAAAGAACAGTTGAATGTTCTGTACCGGGAACAACATGGCATGGCAGATACCGTTGGATTATTTCTTAATGACGGCAGCTTTTATGCGCAGGACGGCAGGAAAATACCCACCAATGTCAAAGTTTTGGACCGCCAGTATTTTAAGGCAATCTATGAAGAGGGAAAAACCTATTTTATCAGCGATCCTTTCATCTCTTCCAGAAGCGGAAAAGAAGTCATTGCGCTGGCCTACCGGATCAATCCTCACATCGCTATCTTAACTGCAGTATACTCTAACGCCATTCTTGGGGAGATTTCCAGAAACCAGAATCAGTTCATTTATACGCAAAACGGAACAATCCTGGCATCGCCCTACGCTGATTTTATCGGTAAAAATATGTTTCTTCTGCGTCCGTTTTACCGCAAATTCAGGACAGAGAACCCGGAGATGTCATATACAACCAGTATTAATGGCCGCCCCGTTGATTTCACTGCTTTTTGGGGAAAACTGCATACTGCGCAATGGAATTATGTGTCTTTTATTTATGATCATGAAATTTATAAGGATGCCGATAGCCAGCTAAGGAATTCATTAGCAATTGGCCTTTTCGCACTGCTGGCTTCGATCCTGCTGGTGTTATTCATTCTGCAGAAAATGGTCCTGCATCCTGTCGGTGGTGCCCCACGGGATATTGCTGCATATATGGAAATCATGGCGCAGGGAGACCTGCGGCAAACATTTCCGGATACAAAACATGCATCCGGAATTTACCGTTCTCTGATTAATTTATCGCAACATATCCGAAAGTTAATTCAAAGCTCTTATACGATTTCAGAGCAGGTGGCTTCTTCGTCCGCCGGATTAAATGAAGTCATGGCGAACAGTCAGGAAAATGCTCAGATTGAGCTACTTCAGGTGGAACAGATTTCAACAGCCATCAGCGAACTGGCTTCAACATCTCAGGAAGTCAGTCAGCAGGCAACAGCCGCCGAAAACGCAGCTAAAAATGCGCTGAATTATGTCGCGTATGGCCAGCAGATGCTGAATCAGAATATCGGGATGAGTCAGCAGGTCAATGATTCTGCGACTGAAACTGCGCAGCTGGTGAATGACGTCAGGCAGGTTGCCGTTGATATCGGGTCGATCACTGATGTTATTAATACCATTTCAGAACAAACTAACCTGCTGGCGCTCAATGCAGCAATTGAAGCTGCCCGAGCCGGTGAACACGGCCGCGGGTTTGCCGTTGTTGCCGATGAAGTCCGCAAACTGGCTTCAAAGACTCAGACATCAACAGAAGACATTCAAACCCTGATTGAAACGTTGCAAAATCAATCAGGGCAGGCCAGCCAGAATATGGCGCAAAATGTTGCGTTAATACAGAAATCGGTCACTTTGGTCGATCAGGTAAAAGCTTCTTTTACTGATATCTCAGACGTAGTTCATTCAATGTCAGATATCAATACAATCGTTGCGACAGCCGCTCAGGAACAGGTCAGCGTTACAAGTGATATTTCCCATGTGGCCGAAGCGGCCTTTATGTCGGTTAACGAGAATGCAGATGCGATGAAGGGGACACTCGCCGCTGCAACAGCGTTGTCTGAACTGGCGAAAAAACAACGTCAGGAGTTGTCGGTGTTTGAATTGTGA
- a CDS encoding aminotransferase-like domain-containing protein encodes METATSLQQIQSSYIREILSAASDENVISLAGGLPDQATFPTHLMAPTLKKLADMPEVFQYEQTAGYAPLLRFLSDEFSLPENHEALVCTGSQQGLDLLARAYINPGDPIVMESPSYLGAMQVFGLVQANILTVSQTEGGPDLAELEQHFAASAPKLFYAVPDFHNPTGVCWSAKTRKKVAALCIQYQVTLVEDAPYRDLRFSGETLPYVSQYCPDLAIVLRSFSKTVSPGMRLGVVTGKADFIQPMIKVKQGADLHTSVPMQALLLGLLQHEDFPDHLTQMRQLYRSRYQILSAQLQTQLPEGCTLNTVDGGMFVWLKLPECDPFKLATQLLTQGVAVVPSPVFYPPGSTEIKPALRLNFTNSTPEELTKAVSCLAETLSQYPGRK; translated from the coding sequence ATGGAAACCGCAACCTCACTGCAACAAATTCAATCATCCTATATCCGGGAAATACTCAGCGCGGCCAGTGATGAGAATGTCATTTCACTGGCTGGTGGTTTGCCCGATCAGGCGACATTTCCGACTCATCTGATGGCACCAACCCTGAAGAAACTGGCTGATATGCCGGAAGTATTTCAATATGAGCAAACCGCAGGCTACGCGCCTTTACTGAGATTTTTGTCAGACGAATTCTCGCTGCCGGAAAATCATGAGGCGCTGGTCTGCACCGGCTCTCAGCAAGGGTTAGATCTGCTGGCCCGCGCCTATATCAATCCCGGCGATCCGATAGTGATGGAATCTCCCAGCTATCTTGGCGCGATGCAGGTTTTCGGGCTGGTTCAGGCCAATATTCTGACGGTCAGCCAGACGGAGGGCGGGCCGGATCTGGCAGAACTCGAACAACATTTTGCGGCCAGTGCACCAAAACTATTTTATGCGGTTCCTGATTTCCATAACCCAACCGGTGTTTGCTGGTCTGCAAAAACCCGCAAGAAAGTTGCGGCTCTTTGTATTCAGTATCAGGTCACACTGGTGGAAGACGCGCCTTACCGGGATCTCAGATTCAGTGGTGAAACCCTGCCTTATGTCTCGCAATATTGTCCGGATCTTGCGATTGTGCTGCGCTCATTTTCCAAAACAGTTTCTCCGGGCATGCGCCTCGGTGTGGTCACCGGAAAAGCTGATTTCATTCAGCCGATGATTAAAGTAAAACAGGGGGCAGATCTTCACACCAGTGTGCCGATGCAGGCATTACTCCTCGGCCTGCTGCAACATGAAGATTTTCCGGATCACCTGACACAAATGCGCCAGCTTTATCGCTCCCGCTACCAAATACTGTCGGCTCAGCTTCAGACGCAGCTGCCGGAAGGCTGCACACTGAATACGGTTGATGGGGGAATGTTTGTCTGGCTGAAGCTGCCCGAATGTGATCCTTTCAAACTGGCAACGCAACTGCTCACTCAGGGCGTAGCGGTTGTTCCCAGCCCGGTTTTTTATCCGCCGGGCTCAACGGAAATAAAACCGGCCCTGCGGCTGAATTTCACCAATTCAACCCCGGAAGAACTGACAAAGGCGGTCAGCTGTCTGGCAGAGACACTCAGTCAATATCCTGGCAGAAAATAA
- a CDS encoding AraC family transcriptional regulator, with amino-acid sequence MNSQHVSRINDVIFYIHQDISRDLPAAQLAEIAAYSEQHFHRIFKQIVGEPVHQYIRRTRMEYAANQLMFDTAASVLEIGNQCGFNSLSSFSRAFKTTFGMSPGEWRKHDIQQNDPPYLTDAEIAGGYARVAKRGIPAPKVVDLPSRLVAYVRHTGYDRSIKNAWLLLQAWASAEQRDFSVQYGLHHSNPAWVALEKCRYVACIEIDRPVQYRGAVNQLTIPGGPHAVFRLHGQYGELLPQISLILEHWLPASGLKMAATPAYVHYFSNHFLAADEHFELDFFLPLQFYI; translated from the coding sequence ATGAACTCACAGCATGTCTCCCGCATTAATGATGTCATTTTTTATATCCATCAGGATATCAGCCGCGATCTGCCCGCCGCTCAGCTGGCGGAGATAGCGGCTTATTCCGAACAGCATTTTCACCGGATTTTCAAACAGATCGTCGGTGAACCGGTGCATCAGTATATCCGCCGGACACGAATGGAATATGCCGCGAATCAGCTGATGTTTGACACCGCAGCTTCCGTACTGGAGATTGGCAATCAGTGTGGATTCAATTCTCTTTCATCATTCAGCCGGGCGTTTAAAACAACATTTGGTATGTCGCCGGGAGAGTGGCGCAAGCACGATATTCAGCAAAATGACCCGCCTTATCTGACCGATGCGGAAATTGCGGGTGGTTATGCCCGGGTCGCGAAACGGGGTATTCCTGCGCCCAAAGTGGTGGACCTGCCCTCCCGGTTGGTGGCTTATGTCCGCCATACCGGATATGACCGCTCGATTAAAAATGCCTGGTTGTTGTTACAGGCATGGGCCAGCGCAGAACAGCGTGATTTCTCAGTGCAGTATGGGCTGCATCATTCGAATCCGGCCTGGGTGGCACTGGAAAAGTGCCGTTATGTGGCCTGTATTGAAATCGACCGGCCGGTGCAGTACCGGGGAGCGGTGAACCAGCTGACTATTCCCGGCGGGCCGCATGCGGTGTTCCGGTTGCATGGTCAGTACGGTGAGTTACTGCCGCAAATCAGTCTGATTCTTGAACATTGGCTACCGGCATCCGGGTTGAAAATGGCTGCAACCCCGGCTTATGTTCATTATTTCAGCAATCATTTTCTGGCCGCTGATGAGCATTTTGAGCTGGACTTCTTTTTACCGTTACAGTTTTATATCTGA
- the norR gene encoding nitric oxide reductase transcriptional regulator NorR: MSQAIDHLLLEISLMLSQALTSDIHHQKLIESVQRVFPCDACALFILNEKQELVPVAMSGLSPQLTSQRFKITEHPRLQAILASRQCVRFAADCELPDPFDGQLLSAGQADHVHSCMGCSLYVEQTLVGALTLDASEPGRFDEISDVTVETVAALAAATLRNRQQWEQLQQANSHQRRLTQMLLKEAQAQSPQLTGQSPAICELKANIDLVAMSDLTVLISGETGTGKELVANRIHEHSRRNDHPMIRVNCAALPESLAESELFGHVKGAFTGATSERSGKFELADQGTLFLDEIGELPLSLQAKLLRVIQQGELQRVGSDRSKIVNVRLIAATNRNLQEAVAAGQFRADLFHRLNIFPLQVPPLRDRKGDTGLLCDHFLSQLSQQFHSPALRLSAEALGVLSHYHWPGNIRQLEHTLTRAALKAAGRNQRIITLSELDESLHTQIQAEAEPSLSLTDAMNRYQKQLIQQALAENQGVWAKAARSLKVDRGNLYRLGKKLGLTESESG; encoded by the coding sequence ATGTCTCAGGCGATCGACCACCTGCTGCTCGAAATCTCACTTATGCTCAGTCAGGCGCTGACCAGCGATATTCACCACCAAAAACTGATTGAATCTGTTCAGCGCGTTTTTCCGTGTGATGCCTGCGCGCTGTTCATCCTCAATGAAAAGCAAGAGCTGGTGCCGGTTGCGATGAGCGGACTGTCCCCACAACTGACCAGCCAGCGCTTTAAAATCACAGAGCATCCCCGTTTGCAGGCGATTCTTGCCAGCCGCCAGTGTGTGCGTTTCGCCGCAGACTGTGAGCTGCCGGACCCGTTCGACGGACAGCTGCTCAGTGCCGGTCAGGCAGATCATGTGCATTCGTGTATGGGATGCAGCCTGTATGTTGAACAAACCCTGGTGGGCGCTCTGACTCTGGATGCCAGTGAACCCGGCCGCTTTGATGAAATCAGTGATGTCACGGTAGAAACCGTCGCTGCACTGGCGGCTGCCACACTGCGGAACCGTCAGCAATGGGAACAGTTGCAGCAGGCAAACTCGCATCAGCGCAGGCTGACACAAATGCTGCTGAAAGAAGCACAGGCTCAGTCACCCCAGCTGACAGGACAAAGCCCGGCCATCTGTGAGCTGAAAGCAAACATTGATCTGGTTGCGATGAGCGATCTCACCGTATTAATCAGCGGAGAAACCGGCACCGGGAAAGAGCTGGTTGCCAACAGGATTCATGAACACTCCCGGCGTAATGATCACCCGATGATTCGGGTGAACTGCGCCGCGCTGCCGGAAAGTCTGGCGGAAAGTGAGCTGTTTGGTCATGTTAAAGGGGCATTCACCGGCGCAACCTCAGAACGGAGCGGAAAGTTTGAACTGGCCGATCAGGGCACACTGTTTTTAGATGAAATCGGTGAACTGCCACTCAGTTTACAGGCTAAACTTCTGCGCGTGATCCAGCAGGGTGAGCTACAGCGGGTTGGCAGCGACCGCAGCAAGATTGTCAATGTCCGCCTGATCGCCGCCACCAACCGTAATTTGCAGGAAGCCGTTGCAGCCGGACAGTTCAGGGCAGACCTGTTTCACCGGTTGAATATCTTTCCGCTTCAGGTGCCTCCCCTGCGGGACAGAAAAGGAGACACCGGGCTGCTGTGTGACCATTTTCTCTCTCAGCTGAGCCAGCAGTTTCACAGTCCGGCTCTTCGCTTATCCGCAGAGGCGCTGGGTGTCCTGAGCCACTACCACTGGCCGGGCAATATCCGCCAGCTGGAACACACATTGACACGAGCCGCGCTCAAAGCAGCCGGACGAAATCAGCGTATCATTACACTCTCAGAACTGGATGAAAGTCTGCACACGCAAATACAGGCGGAGGCGGAACCGTCCCTGTCACTCACCGATGCTATGAACCGCTATCAAAAGCAACTGATTCAGCAGGCGCTGGCAGAGAATCAGGGCGTTTGGGCGAAAGCAGCCCGCAGTTTGAAAGTTGATCGGGGAAATCTGTACCGTCTGGGGAAAAAGCTGGGGCTGACAGAGAGTGAATCCGGCTGA
- the cspE gene encoding transcription antiterminator/RNA stability regulator CspE, whose protein sequence is MSNKITGSVKWFNESKGFGFISPDDGSADVFVHFRAIESDGFKTLAEGQKVAFNVEQGAKGPQAANVTVV, encoded by the coding sequence ATGTCAAATAAAATTACTGGTTCAGTAAAATGGTTCAACGAATCCAAAGGATTTGGTTTTATCAGCCCGGATGATGGTAGTGCCGATGTGTTTGTTCACTTCAGAGCTATTGAAAGTGATGGTTTCAAAACATTGGCTGAAGGCCAGAAAGTTGCGTTTAACGTAGAGCAGGGCGCCAAAGGCCCTCAAGCTGCGAACGTTACTGTCGTGTAA
- a CDS encoding AEC family transporter — MLEQVVGILFPMFAIALVGFIVGRWIKTDFRPVNRLNMDVFAPALVFSSLATMPLGTAQLPLLGASAVAVLLPGLLMIPVCYLFKLNYQTWAPSTMFRNSGNLAIPLFTYTFGQTALAPAVLLFVFSSCAQVSVGLAMLSKGNPLKVMLRMPVFLASVLALTMNLCHIPVWKPLLDATSLLGQPAVPVMLLSLGAQMCHIRFDGLKTGVLCTLLSLLTGAICFMVIDLFIPLPAMQLQMMVLFTMLPPAVMNYLFAERFNIEPEKVASMVLFSNFFTVFTLPVLLTFALSMIDT, encoded by the coding sequence ATGTTAGAACAAGTTGTCGGGATTCTTTTCCCTATGTTTGCCATTGCGCTGGTGGGCTTTATCGTGGGCCGGTGGATTAAAACGGACTTTCGCCCGGTAAACCGCCTGAATATGGATGTTTTTGCCCCGGCACTGGTATTTTCTTCTCTCGCCACCATGCCACTGGGCACCGCTCAGCTTCCGTTGCTTGGCGCCTCTGCCGTGGCCGTGCTGCTTCCCGGCCTGCTGATGATTCCGGTTTGCTATCTGTTCAAACTCAACTATCAAACCTGGGCACCATCAACCATGTTCCGTAACAGTGGTAATCTGGCCATTCCTCTGTTTACTTATACATTCGGCCAGACGGCACTGGCTCCGGCCGTGCTGCTTTTCGTATTTTCATCCTGCGCTCAGGTCAGTGTCGGTCTGGCAATGCTCAGCAAGGGTAATCCGCTGAAAGTCATGCTGCGGATGCCGGTGTTTTTAGCCAGTGTTTTGGCGCTGACCATGAATTTGTGCCATATCCCGGTCTGGAAACCGTTGCTGGACGCAACTTCACTGCTGGGCCAGCCCGCGGTGCCGGTAATGTTGCTGTCGCTGGGCGCACAGATGTGTCATATCCGTTTTGATGGCCTGAAAACCGGCGTGTTATGCACCCTGCTTTCCCTGCTGACCGGCGCCATCTGCTTTATGGTGATTGATCTGTTCATCCCGCTGCCAGCCATGCAGCTGCAAATGATGGTGTTGTTTACCATGCTGCCGCCAGCGGTGATGAATTATCTGTTTGCCGAGCGCTTCAATATTGAGCCGGAGAAAGTCGCATCCATGGTGTTGTTCAGTAACTTTTTTACGGTGTTTACTTTGCCGGTGTTGCTGACTTTTGCGTTATCGATGATTGATACCTAA
- a CDS encoding DUF523 domain-containing protein gives MEKILISACLYGEAVRYDGQHNRLTHRVLQQWKAQDRLIVFCPEVSGGLPTPRPPAEIQPDGQIKDSTGANVTAAFQAGAARALALCQQHQIQLALLKENSPSCGSQFIYNGRFAGIKMPGQGQTTAVLRAHGIRVFSENQIDELAAVLAASDPLQSR, from the coding sequence GTGGAAAAGATACTCATCAGCGCCTGTTTGTACGGCGAAGCCGTGCGTTATGATGGGCAACATAACCGGCTCACTCACCGGGTTTTACAACAGTGGAAGGCACAAGACCGCCTGATTGTCTTCTGTCCCGAGGTCAGCGGTGGCTTACCCACTCCCCGGCCTCCGGCGGAGATTCAGCCAGACGGACAAATCAAAGACAGCACAGGTGCAAACGTCACCGCCGCTTTTCAGGCCGGTGCAGCCAGAGCACTGGCGCTCTGTCAGCAACATCAGATCCAACTGGCGTTATTAAAAGAAAACAGCCCGTCCTGCGGCAGCCAATTCATCTATAACGGCAGATTTGCAGGAATAAAAATGCCCGGACAAGGCCAGACGACCGCTGTATTGCGGGCACACGGCATCCGGGTTTTCAGCGAGAACCAGATCGATGAATTAGCCGCAGTACTAGCAGCGTCTGACCCCCTTCAGTCACGCTGA
- a CDS encoding polysaccharide lyase: MFLNTEKRLLFSVVTLLLSLLVSSCSGVDNGSFGRFKRSLNTTSYGYQVIADPTGHAPVQQVEKFEVRPGDCGEATHWSDCANDRERSELSEAGKDNYPGDEYWYGWSLYVPADYPNIYPTKTALGQFHQQHSHPVWMFHHSKDGYFLDDHVFGKSRRYYPLITEANLRGKWHRIEVHVKWAKDSNGLFQVWVNGKQKVDYKGQTMDAQRVYFKYGVYRAFLSRYKNRYHTHEVPTQTVYYANVKRGYSRQDLQPEQP; encoded by the coding sequence ATGTTTCTGAATACAGAGAAGCGCCTGCTGTTTTCTGTTGTAACCTTACTGTTGTCGCTGCTTGTCAGCAGCTGCTCCGGCGTAGATAACGGCAGCTTCGGCCGGTTTAAACGATCACTCAATACCACGTCCTACGGCTATCAGGTCATCGCTGATCCAACCGGTCATGCCCCGGTTCAGCAGGTGGAAAAATTTGAGGTCCGCCCCGGAGACTGTGGTGAAGCCACCCACTGGAGCGACTGCGCAAACGACCGGGAACGCAGCGAGCTATCCGAAGCAGGAAAAGACAATTACCCCGGTGATGAGTACTGGTACGGCTGGTCACTGTATGTGCCGGCGGATTATCCGAATATCTACCCGACCAAAACAGCACTGGGCCAGTTTCATCAGCAACATTCGCATCCGGTCTGGATGTTTCATCACAGCAAAGACGGGTATTTTCTCGATGATCATGTGTTTGGCAAAAGCCGCCGGTATTATCCGCTGATTACCGAAGCAAATTTGCGGGGTAAATGGCACCGGATTGAAGTGCACGTGAAATGGGCCAAAGACAGCAACGGGTTGTTTCAGGTCTGGGTGAATGGCAAACAAAAGGTCGATTACAAAGGACAGACAATGGATGCGCAGCGGGTGTATTTTAAATATGGGGTTTACCGCGCTTTTCTCTCCCGGTATAAAAACAGATATCACACCCATGAAGTACCGACGCAAACGGTTTATTATGCCAACGTGAAACGGGGATATTCCAGACAGGATTTACAGCCGGAGCAACCTTAA
- a CDS encoding GNAT family N-acetyltransferase, whose protein sequence is MEIRQATRDDIDGLISLLNQIGRLHHQHEPLVFTPPSDDHQAFWLKALEDETRLFSVAVIEQQTGEKIAGLITARIDINETIPFVTSMPVCRIGTVVVDEHCRRSGVGRALLKHCEQWAQAHDAFQTRLEVMSFNEAAKSFYEQLGYQQQSEIRAKML, encoded by the coding sequence ATGGAAATCCGACAGGCAACCCGGGATGATATTGACGGTTTGATCAGTCTGCTTAACCAGATTGGTCGGTTGCATCATCAACACGAACCGCTGGTGTTCACACCTCCTTCCGATGATCATCAGGCGTTCTGGCTGAAAGCACTGGAAGATGAAACCCGGTTGTTCAGCGTTGCCGTGATTGAGCAGCAAACCGGGGAAAAGATAGCCGGGTTGATTACTGCGAGAATAGATATCAATGAAACCATTCCTTTTGTCACCAGTATGCCCGTTTGCCGGATTGGGACAGTTGTTGTGGATGAACACTGCCGTCGGTCGGGAGTTGGCCGGGCGCTGCTCAAACACTGTGAGCAGTGGGCACAGGCGCATGATGCGTTTCAGACCCGTCTTGAAGTGATGAGCTTCAATGAGGCAGCCAAATCTTTTTATGAGCAGCTGGGCTATCAGCAACAGTCTGAAATCCGGGCCAAAATGCTCTGA
- a CDS encoding STM4015 family protein: MAIYENIETFWNLPVEAYNPEKGIQNESAAIRLGVDYEAADSGAKLITLLKQLTADPKAGAIKALVLGEWEESYETGASEFIDFLVEQASTFHSLKAVFIGEMTVSENEISWIVQGDYQAFWDAYPQLEMLTIRGGNELRLGKTISHHNLKQLVIESGGLGRDVLRQIANASLPALEHLELWLGDENYGWDGTSEDIHSLLSATRFPKLKHLALKNSEIQDEVAQLLVQSEILPQLESIDMSMGVMSDTGAQALLLYKDRLIGKSFDLSQNYLSDEMVNQLKAAGLNVKADDQDESDDEDDRYVSVSE; encoded by the coding sequence ATGGCTATCTACGAAAATATCGAAACATTCTGGAATTTGCCGGTTGAGGCTTATAATCCGGAAAAAGGCATCCAGAATGAGTCAGCAGCGATTCGGTTGGGTGTGGACTATGAGGCCGCGGATAGCGGGGCAAAATTGATCACATTGCTGAAGCAGCTGACCGCTGATCCGAAAGCGGGTGCGATCAAAGCACTGGTGCTGGGTGAGTGGGAAGAATCTTATGAGACCGGTGCGTCAGAGTTCATCGATTTTCTGGTTGAGCAGGCGTCGACATTCCACAGCCTGAAAGCTGTATTTATCGGTGAGATGACCGTCTCTGAAAATGAAATTTCCTGGATTGTTCAGGGCGATTATCAGGCATTCTGGGATGCTTATCCGCAGCTTGAAATGTTGACGATTCGTGGTGGTAATGAGCTCAGACTGGGTAAAACCATTTCTCACCACAACCTCAAACAACTGGTGATTGAGAGTGGCGGGCTTGGCCGTGATGTTTTGCGACAGATTGCCAATGCTTCATTACCTGCGCTGGAACATCTGGAGCTGTGGCTGGGCGATGAAAACTATGGCTGGGATGGCACGTCAGAAGATATTCACTCATTACTGTCAGCGACACGTTTTCCAAAACTGAAACATCTGGCGCTGAAAAACAGTGAAATACAGGATGAAGTGGCGCAGTTGCTGGTGCAAAGTGAGATTCTGCCTCAGCTGGAAAGCATTGATATGTCGATGGGTGTGATGAGTGACACCGGCGCGCAGGCTTTGTTGCTGTATAAAGACCGGCTTATCGGAAAATCCTTCGATCTGTCTCAAAACTACCTGTCTGATGAGATGGTGAATCAGCTGAAAGCTGCTGGCCTGAATGTGAAGGCGGACGATCAGGATGAGAGCGATGATGAAGATGATCGCTACGTGTCTGTTTCTGAATAA
- a CDS encoding STM4014 family protein: MAVTCSRLWIYIGHPENRRKQFFTQSLPDGETLVVLSYQALLAAPCLNSYLLHQLHGYEAGQWLVKIDSPGENFAVEKALLSRAQPGQYDDLTFDKGCFRHLKFWFVAFRHLLLDLANTLQSLASSSQTRLTFLNTPEAIITMTDKLSCQRRLIDQQVPVPPLLPEMQNFEQLTDYMLTHRCRQVFVKTRYGSSASGVMALRVHPDGRRMIARTSLELGTHGRFYNSLKIRTYQDRQAIAACFDAIYSQQGYCEHWLPKPQLAGLGFDLRILVIDGRAAHHVTRCSRSPMTNLHLGNQRGDILQHPQGEMWLMQARQVAEQAAAAIPGGRCIGADVICGKSGLPANSASGSDSSEIQARVLELNAFGDLLPGIEFDGMDSCQAQIKALLCG; encoded by the coding sequence ATGGCTGTCACCTGTTCCCGGCTGTGGATTTATATTGGTCATCCTGAAAACCGGCGCAAACAGTTTTTTACTCAGTCGCTGCCGGACGGCGAAACGCTGGTGGTGCTGAGTTATCAGGCACTGCTGGCGGCTCCTTGCCTCAACAGTTACCTGCTGCACCAGCTTCATGGCTATGAGGCCGGGCAGTGGCTGGTAAAAATTGATTCTCCCGGCGAGAATTTTGCGGTTGAAAAAGCATTGTTAAGCAGGGCGCAGCCCGGTCAGTATGACGACCTGACTTTTGACAAAGGTTGTTTCCGCCATCTTAAGTTCTGGTTTGTTGCCTTTCGCCATCTGTTACTGGATCTGGCAAACACCCTGCAAAGCCTTGCATCATCCAGCCAGACCCGACTCACTTTCCTCAATACCCCGGAAGCGATTATCACCATGACAGACAAACTGTCCTGTCAGCGACGATTGATCGATCAGCAGGTGCCTGTTCCGCCGCTGTTGCCTGAGATGCAAAACTTTGAACAACTGACGGACTATATGCTGACTCACCGTTGCCGGCAGGTGTTTGTGAAAACCCGTTACGGTTCTTCAGCATCCGGTGTGATGGCACTGCGGGTGCATCCGGATGGCCGCCGGATGATTGCCAGAACCAGCCTTGAGCTGGGGACTCACGGCCGGTTTTATAATTCTCTGAAAATCAGAACTTATCAGGACAGGCAGGCCATTGCGGCATGTTTTGATGCGATATACAGCCAGCAGGGCTATTGTGAGCACTGGCTGCCAAAACCTCAGCTGGCAGGACTGGGGTTTGATTTACGGATTCTGGTGATTGATGGCCGGGCGGCACATCATGTGACCCGCTGCAGCCGCTCGCCGATGACCAACCTGCATCTGGGGAATCAACGGGGAGACATTCTGCAACATCCGCAGGGAGAAATGTGGCTGATGCAGGCCCGGCAGGTGGCGGAACAGGCCGCAGCTGCCATACCCGGCGGGCGGTGTATCGGCGCGGATGTGATATGCGGGAAAAGTGGTTTACCTGCAAATTCTGCATCCGGCAGCGATTCCTCTGAAATTCAGGCCCGCGTGCTTGAGCTCAATGCTTTTGGTGACCTGTTGCCCGGGATTGAATTTGATGGAATGGACAGCTGTCAGGCGCAGATAAAGGCGTTGTTATGCGGTTAA